The following proteins are encoded in a genomic region of Cryptomeria japonica chromosome 11, Sugi_1.0, whole genome shotgun sequence:
- the LOC131860028 gene encoding disease resistance protein Roq1-like produces MASSSSSHQEIVEYQEERRRWTATSKLYDAFISHRGPDVKETLAKDLYEVLANRGCRAFLDRLELEKGDSITSAIQSAIRSSVVQIAIFSPGYAHSSWCLDELVLMLEQRENGKSLFISVFYYVKPSDLRYIEKGAYAAAFSKYEDKGRNLHKLDRWKKALQSASEVVGFELCSCEDNSCEEIVSCVENEIKKSTKLDVGSYPVGLDELVRDFERRFAESVKIVGIFGLGGSGKTTLAKEIFNTKRSDYNASSFLNDVRESHAKRELHNLQRKLLKDLFKKNEELQHIDEGTQSLKNCLKRAGSDKRFLIILDDIDHLDQLRALLFGDLLSPGSLAIVTTRDQGVLISAEISNCYPMKTMSKDHAKELFCSHAFGGKAPAFPCEQLIEKFVKFCGGLPLSLKVLGTHVCGRDEKYWNLELEKVKYIQPNDVMKSLKISFDGLDREEKQIFMDIVCFFHAKLKDMAITIWKASQWRTAEHSVQRLIEKCLVEVEEKESYTFRWVKGHVFRMHDHLRDLGRQMEDEKAVPPRLWQSEHLRSMQEKGFKKILQETNHRCYDHFWDSTLNARIEYFIGNSNNHSGTSTALLWLGVDKARWERAPPWIPVRQLQYLVVEGLEELQDSFQLRWPILRSCGGLPILPDLIQMLHRLWSTSASEIDDQDSFQLRWLILRRCGGLRNLPELIQMLSGLEELKLINAPCQLGIEGTSLSKSLGKLRNLKTLKFHEVPSYGELVLNNSRGSSYFELNSLETISFKYVGFSKLVISREVCPSLKHLHIALMKELTEVELKLVNTLDMLVFDYCDNLRTISGFSSLTSLRELFINGCSVLREFPSLAPLRRLEHLEIAVCDELETIEGVEELQGLKILVIQASRPAKVLNFISGLKRLPSDYTIIAGNAVDEAVSRLNVNLFSDVIGCHAIAEIQSSRDYCEKLEEIRTPSTAIIICAFHISPGCAHFLEEFGALYSELERGFHSDVERIVTLVHTGQRNLKINGPVDSEILGGFMATVNRGEESKALSLFKLHASVRATGSR; encoded by the exons ATGGCTTCCTCCTCCTCATCTCACCAGGAAATTGTGGAATATCAAGAGGAAAGGAGGAGGTGGACTGCAACGTCGAAATTATATGATGCATTCATTAGCCACCGAGGCCCTGACGTCAAAGAAACTCTCGCCAAAGACCTTTATGAAGTTCTTGCGAACCGAGGGTGTCGAGCATTTTTAGATCGTCTAGAGTTAGAAAAGGGAGATTCTATTACATCTGCTATTCAGAGTGCCATACGCTCATCTGTTGTTCAGATAGCCATTTTCTCCCCTGGATATGCACACTCCTCGTGGTGTTTAGACGAGCTCGTTCTTATGTTAGAACAACGAGAAAATGGAAAATCGCTCTTCATTTCTGTGTTCTATTATGTCAAGCCTTCTGACCTTCGTTACATTGAGAAAGGAGCGTATGCTGCGGCATTTTCCAAATATGAAGATAAAGGCAGAAACCTTCATAAGCTGGATAGATGGAAAAAGGCCCTTCAATCTGCTTCAGAAGTAGTTGGCTTTGAACTTTGCAGTTGTGAAGA CAATTCGTGTGAAGAGATTGTGTCCTGTGTGGAAAATGAAATTAAAAAGAGCACAAAGTTAGATGTTGGGTCATATCCTGTTGGACTGGATGAACTTGTCAGAGATTTCGAAAGGAGATTCGCAGAATCAGTGAAGATTGTAGGGATTTTTGGACTGGGCGGCTCCGGCAAGACCACCCTAGCAAAAGAAATCTTCAACACAAAGCGTTCAGACTACAATGCATCTTCTTTTCTCAATGATGTGAGAGAATCTCACGCCAAACGTGAATTGCATAACTTGCAAAGGAAGCTTCTGAAAGATCTGttcaagaaaaatgaggaattacAACACATTGATGAAGGCACGCAATCGCTGAAGAATTGTCTGAAAAGGGCAGGATCTGACAAGCGTTTTCTTATAATCCTAGATGATATAGATCATCTCGACCAGTTGCGTGCCCTTTTGTTTGGAGATCTTCTAAGTCCTGGCAGCTTAGCAATTGTCACAACCCGTGACCAGGGTGTGTTAATAAGTGCAGAAATCAGTAATTGTTATCCGATGAAAACAATGAGCAAAGATCATGCTAAAGAGCTCTTTTGTAGCCATGCTTTCGGCGGAAAGGCCCCAGCCTTTCCATGCGAGCAGCTGATTGAAAAGTTCGTAAAATTCTGTGGAGGCCTACCCCTCTCACTCAAAGTTTTGGGCACCCATGTTTGTGGAAGGGATGAGAAATATTGGAACTTGGAATTGGAGAAAGTTAAGTATATCCAGCCTAATGAtgttatgaaatctcttaaaatcaGCTTTGACGGTTTGGACCGTGAGGAGAAACAGATATTTATGGATATTGTTTGTTTCTTTCATGCCAAATTAAAAGATATGGCTATAACAATATGGAAGGCGTCCCAGTGGAGAACGGCGGAACACTCAGTTCAAAGACTGATAGAGAAGTGCCTTGTTGAAGTAGAGGAAAAAGAATCATATACATTTAGGTGGGTTAAAGGACATGTATTTAGAATGCACGATCACCTCCGTGACTTGGGAAGACAAATGGAGGATGAAAAAGCGGTCCCTCCTCGGTTGTGGCAGTCAGAGCATCTTAGATCTATG CAAGAAAAGGGATTCAAAAAAATTTTACAAGAAACAAATCACCGGTGTTACGATCATTTCTGGGACTCCACCCTCAATGCAAGAATTGaatattttataggaaattcaaaTAACCACTCTGGCACGTCAACTGCTCTCCTCTGGCTTGGGGTTGACAAGGCACGATGGGAAAGAGCTCCTCCATGGATTCCTGTGAGACAGTTGCAATATTTAGTAGTCGAGGGACTTGAAGAACTCCAG GACAGTTTTCAGTTGAGATGGCCGATTCTTCGCTCTTGTGGGGGATTGCCAATTCTTCCAGATTTGATACAAATGTTACATCGATTGTGGAGCACTTCCGCAAGTGAAATCGATGACCAG GACAGTTTCCAGTTAAGATGGCTGATTCTTCGCCGTTGTGGCGGATTGCGAAATCTTCCAGAATTAATACAAATGTTAAGTGGATTGGAAGAACTAAAACTAATCAATGCACCCTGCCAATTAGGCATTGAAGGTACATCTTTGTCAAAATCACTTGGAAAACTCAGAAATCTTAAAACTCTGAAGTTTCATGAGGTGCCATCATATGGAGAACTGGTTCTGAACAATAGTAGAGGATCCTCTTATTTTGAGTTGAATAGCCTAGAGACAATATCCTTCAAATATGTAGGTTTTTCAAAGTTGGTAATTAGTAGAGAGGTATGTCCCAGCCTTAAACATCTGCACATTGCATTAATGAAGGAACTAACTGAAGTGGAATTAAAGCTGGTAAACACGCTGGATATGCTTGTATTTGATTATTGTGATAATTTGAGAACAATATCAGGGTTCTCTTCTCTAACAAGCCTTCGAGAGCTATTCATAAATGGGTGTTCTGTGTTGAGAGAGTTTCCAAGCCTTGCCCCTCTACGTCGGCTCGAGCACCTTGAGATTGCTGTATGTGATGAGTTGGAAACTATAGAAGGTGTTGAAgagttgcaaggattgaaaattctGGTAATTCAAGCGTCTCGACCTGCAAAAGTATTGAATTTCATTTCTGGACTAAAG AGACTACCATCAGATTATACCATTATAGCAGGGAACGCAGTGGATGAAGCCGTGTCAAGATTAAACGTAAATTTATTTTCTGACGTGATCGGTTGCCATGCAATCGCTGAGATTCAGAGTAGTAGAGATTATTGTGAGAAGTTGGAGGAGATTCGAACCCCGTCAACTGCAATCATTATATGCGCTTTCCATATATCGCCTGGTTGCGCTCATTTCCTGGAGGAATTCGGTGCTCTTTATTCTGAGCTAGAACGTGGTTTTCATTCTGATGTAGAACGGATAGTAACACTTGTACACACAGGGCAGCGGAATCTGAAAATAAATGGACCTGTAGATTCTGAAATTCTTGGAGGGTTTATGGCTACTGTGAATAGAGGCGAAGAGTCCAAAGCCTTGAGTTTATTCAAG TTGCACGCTAGTGTGCGTGCAACGGGAAGCCGATAG